One Labilithrix sp. genomic window, TCCTCTTTCCCGATCGACATGCCGGATGGCGTGAGGCTGCGCGCGTGCTTCGTCCCGGCGGGCTCCTCGCGGCCGCGGTGTGGCGCGGACCGGACGACAACGCCCTCTTGCGCCTTCAGATGGATCCCGTGATGGCGTCGCTGCCGGAGCGCGTGCGAGCGTCGCTCCCCCGTCCGAGCTGGCTCGACATTGCCTCGCAGGAGGGGCTGGTCGAAGAGGTCTCCGCGGCCGGGTTCGTCGATCCCGAGGTGAACGTCTTCGACGCGGTCCTGACAGCGCCGACCCCGCGCGCGATGTGGAGCATGATGCGCGAGAACCCGCTCTCCGGCCCGCTCTTCGCGGCTTGCTCGGAAGCGGAGCTCGCTGCGGTCGAGGAGGCGGTGCTCTCGCGCTTCGAGGCGCTCTCCGGCGGCGCCGACAGACCGGTCCGCTTCGACGCTTCGTGCCACTTCCTCGTCGCGCGCCGCTGAGGACGTCGAGCGTGAGTATGACGACGTCGAGCACGGCGCACGCGTTCGCGACGCCGCCCGCGCAGGCGCGGCGGCTCGGCATCATCTCGTGCATCCACGGCAACCTCGAGGCGCTCGAGAGCGTCCTGGCCGACCTCCGCGCACGCGACGTCGACAGCCTCCTTTGCCTGGGCGATCTCGTCGGCTACGGACCGTTTCCCGACGAGAGCACATCGAGGATCCGCGAGCTCGGCGTCCCTACGGTGCTCGGCTGCTGGGACGAAGGGATCGCGGAGGAGAACGAGAACTGCGGCTGCACCTTCGTCACGCAAGAAGAAGGACAGCTCGGCGCGATGGCGTTCCTGTGGACGACGCTTCATGTCTCGGAAGAGACCAAGAGCTACCTCGGGACGCTGCCGATGAGCCTGGCTTTCGACCTCCCTTGTGGTCGCCTCGTCGCCGTTCACGGTAGCCCTGCGAGCACGTCCGAGTACCTGATGGAGTCGACGCACGAGCTCGTGCTCTTCGAGCGGGCGGCGAGCGCGGGCGGCGACCTCCTGGTGTGCGGACACACGCACGTGCCGTACGTGAAGCACCTCGCCGGAGCTCTCGCCGAAGACCGTCATCAACGCCGGTAGCGTCGGTGAACCTCGCCACGGCGGCCTCGCCGCGACCTACGCCATCGTCGACACGCAGTCGGGCGACGTCGAGCTGTGCGAGGTGCCCTACGACGTCGAAAAGACGGTGCACGCCATGAGGGCTCGCGAGGTGCCGGAGACGTTCGCCGAGCGCCTCCTTCGCGGTCAGGAGCTGACCGGCAAGCAGAAGGAAGTCTTCTGTGCGTGCTGACGCGCCTACGAGCGTCGTGCTCGTAGGGCTCGAGTCGGTAGGCAAATCGGCGCTCTTCCGCGGCCTCACGGGGAGCCGGGCGGGCGATGAAGCGAACTTTCGGGGCTCGACCGTGACGTGCCGTCGCTGTCACTTGAGCGAGTGCAACTCGCGAGCTCGTCGACACGCCGGGGATCCGCGTCGAGGGCGACAGCGCCTCGACGGCGCTCGCGCTCGCCACGCTCCGCGAGGCGGACACGGTGATGCTCGTCCTACGAGCGCCGTACCTGACGAGCGAGGCTCGGACGTTGCTCAGGTCGCTCCGCTTCGAGGTGCGACGGCTCGCGATCATCGTCACGTTCGCGGACAAGGTCTCGTCGGATCTCGGGCGAGCCACGCATGCGCTCGAGACCCGCCTCGGCGTCCCCGTCGTCACGATCGACGCGCGGGAGCTGACCGCCGCACACCGCTCCGCGATCCTCGACGCGATCCGGACGGCACGACCGCTCGCGTCGAGAGAC contains:
- a CDS encoding class I SAM-dependent methyltransferase, yielding MWVVATDFSSEMVELARRNLSVLGAGDIVRCEVRDGQALGLATASFDAVFSAFGIFLFPDRHAGWREAARVLRPGGLLAAAVWRGPDDNALLRLQMDPVMASLPERVRASLPRPSWLDIASQEGLVEEVSAAGFVDPEVNVFDAVLTAPTPRAMWSMMRENPLSGPLFAACSEAELAAVEEAVLSRFEALSGGADRPVRFDASCHFLVARR
- a CDS encoding metallophosphoesterase family protein, with the translated sequence MTTSSTAHAFATPPAQARRLGIISCIHGNLEALESVLADLRARDVDSLLCLGDLVGYGPFPDESTSRIRELGVPTVLGCWDEGIAEENENCGCTFVTQEEGQLGAMAFLWTTLHVSEETKSYLGTLPMSLAFDLPCGRLVAVHGSPASTSEYLMESTHELVLFERAASAGGDLLVCGHTHVPYVKHLAGALAEDRHQRR